The genomic window AGGCGGCGAGGGCCGATCGGGGCCGGAGGCCGTGTTCGTCCCCGCGAGGACCGACGAGCGACCGGGGCGGCCCCGCCGGGCGAAGGAGGCTTCCCCGAGGCCGCGGCCGCGCCGCGGACGCGACGCGCCGGACATCCCGTGGGCGAGATGGCTCGCCCGGGGCGCCGCCGCGTTCCTGGCGATCGTCGGGGGCATCGCCCTGCTCGCCCCGAACGGGCTCTGGCTGGCCGGCTGCACCCTGATGGCGGCCGGCGGCCTGTTCGTGCTGATCGGCCACTTCGGCGGGGCCTACGTCGCCTTCACCGAGGACTTCGTCCACGGCTTCTTCTACCTCACCTTCCCGCTGTACACGGCCTACTACATCGCCACCAACTGGGACGACATGTGGGTCTTCTTCGCCTGCTCCACCGCCGGCGCGGGGCTCGCCTCGGTGGGCATCACCCTGGTCGAGCACGCGGCGGCCGCGGCGGCGGGATGACCGCCGCAATCCGGCCCGTCGCGCGACGAGTCGCCCGAAGCTGCAAGGTCCACCGGCCCGGGATTTCGCCCCCGGATCCGCCCCCTTCCCCCCACGGAATCGCCCCATGCTCACACGCCGCCCGATCGCCGCATATCTGGTCGCCCTCGTCGCAATCGCACCCGCGTGCCATGCCGCGGATGGGCGAGAGTCCCTGGACGCGACCCTCGCCCCCTATCTCGAACGTGACAAGCTCCCCGCCCTGGCGGCGGCCGTGGCGGTGAAGGGGGAGGTCGTCGCCGCGGGGGCCGTCGGGACGAGGCGGGCCGGGGAGAAGATCCCGGTCACGCTCGACGACCGCTTCCACATCGGGTCGGACACGAAGGCCATGACGGCGACCCTCGCCGGGATGCTCGTGGACGAGGGGAAGCTCCGCTGGGACTCGACCGTCGGCGAGCTGCTGCCGGACCTGGCCGCGGGGCTGGACCCGGGCGTCCGCGGGGTGAGGCTCGCCCAACTCCTCTCGCACACGAGCGGGCTGCCCGGCGACGACGAGGCCTTCGGCGAGCTGCTGGGGAAGTCGTACTTGCAGGAGGGCAACCTCGACGCGATGCGGACCTGGCTCGCCAAGGAGTACGGCAAGCGGCCGCTCGCGACGAAGCCGGGGGCGAAGTTCGCCTATGCGAACATGAATTACATCATCGCCGGCGCCGCGATCGAGCGGGCCGCGGGCCGGACCTGGGAGGAGTTGATCCGCCGCCGCCTCTTCGAGCCCCTGGGCCTCCGCTCGGCCGGGCTGGGAAACCAGGCGAGCCTCGGCCTGGTGGATGCCCCGCTCGGTCACGAGGAGCGGGACGGCAAGGTCGTGGCGTTCCTGGCCGGGCCCAACGGCGACAACCCGGTCGTCCTCGGTCCCGCCGGCACGGCGCACATGTCGGTGCTCGACTTCGCCCGCTGGGCCGCCTGGAACGCCGGCGGCGGCAGGCGGGGCCCGGCG from Aquisphaera giovannonii includes these protein-coding regions:
- a CDS encoding zinc ribbon domain-containing protein gives rise to the protein MRISFACPSCNAGGSADAAYIGREVRCRQCNTRFAIRDPEASGPDVYALEEPEAPAPRRVGASGGGEGRSGPEAVFVPARTDERPGRPRRAKEASPRPRPRRGRDAPDIPWARWLARGAAAFLAIVGGIALLAPNGLWLAGCTLMAAGGLFVLIGHFGGAYVAFTEDFVHGFFYLTFPLYTAYYIATNWDDMWVFFACSTAGAGLASVGITLVEHAAAAAAG
- a CDS encoding serine hydrolase domain-containing protein — protein: MLTRRPIAAYLVALVAIAPACHAADGRESLDATLAPYLERDKLPALAAAVAVKGEVVAAGAVGTRRAGEKIPVTLDDRFHIGSDTKAMTATLAGMLVDEGKLRWDSTVGELLPDLAAGLDPGVRGVRLAQLLSHTSGLPGDDEAFGELLGKSYLQEGNLDAMRTWLAKEYGKRPLATKPGAKFAYANMNYIIAGAAIERAAGRTWEELIRRRLFEPLGLRSAGLGNQASLGLVDAPLGHEERDGKVVAFLAGPNGDNPVVLGPAGTAHMSVLDFARWAAWNAGGGRRGPALVRPETLARLHAKVIDIPARKGTAPGTPTIGGYAMGWGEVNVPFSREPLLHHAGSNTKNLAQVWIDPRRDLAIVLMTNLGGDRADDALKKLAAELYGRYAGSAGRP